The following are from one region of the Aquirufa lenticrescens genome:
- a CDS encoding SufE family protein: protein MGKSINEIQEELIEEFGLFEDWADKYEYLIDLGKKLAPMSDAFKTEDNVIKGCQSRVWLHAEKQGDLVVFQADSEAIIVKGMISMLIRVLSNHTPAEILAADLYFIEQIGMSQHLAQTRSNGLVSMVKQMQHYALAFS from the coding sequence ATGGGAAAGTCGATTAACGAAATACAAGAAGAATTAATTGAAGAGTTCGGTCTTTTTGAAGATTGGGCGGATAAATACGAATATTTAATTGACCTAGGTAAGAAGTTAGCGCCTATGTCAGATGCCTTTAAAACGGAGGATAATGTAATTAAGGGCTGCCAAAGCCGCGTTTGGTTACATGCTGAAAAGCAAGGTGATTTAGTCGTTTTTCAGGCGGATTCTGAGGCCATTATTGTGAAAGGAATGATATCGATGTTGATTCGGGTTTTGTCGAATCACACGCCAGCGGAGATTTTAGCCGCGGATTTATACTTTATCGAGCAAATTGGTATGAGCCAGCATTTGGCCCAAACCAGATCAAACGGATTAGTTTCGATGGTTAAACAAATGCAACATTATGCGCTGGCCTTCTCTTAA
- a CDS encoding iron-sulfur cluster assembly protein, whose protein sequence is MNEVELKEKVVKAIKTVYDPEIPVDVYELGLIYEIKIFPVNNVYILMTLTSPSCPSAESIPVDIEKAVREIEGIAEVSVELTFDPPYEQDMMSEVAKLELGFM, encoded by the coding sequence ATGAATGAGGTAGAATTAAAGGAAAAAGTGGTCAAGGCGATTAAAACCGTTTATGATCCAGAAATTCCAGTTGATGTGTACGAGCTCGGATTAATCTATGAAATTAAGATTTTCCCGGTCAATAACGTGTATATCTTGATGACCCTCACTTCGCCTTCTTGTCCGTCTGCGGAAAGTATTCCAGTGGATATTGAGAAAGCGGTCAGGGAGATTGAAGGGATTGCGGAAGTCTCCGTAGAATTAACATTTGATCCTCCTTACGAGCAGGATATGATGTCTGAAGTGGCCAAATTGGAACTTGGTTTTATGTAA
- a CDS encoding BrxA/BrxB family bacilliredoxin yields the protein MYPEHLVHPMRMDIVAGGFQELKLASEVEDVMAKPGTTLVFFNSVCGCSASTARPGVKHAVASSAKKPNQLVTVFAGVDPEAVQKAREYTLPYPPSSPSIALFKDGELVHFVERHHIEGRSADMIAGHLEGVFEEFC from the coding sequence ATGTATCCAGAACATTTAGTACATCCTATGCGGATGGATATCGTTGCCGGAGGTTTCCAAGAATTGAAGTTAGCTTCAGAAGTGGAAGATGTAATGGCTAAGCCAGGTACTACCTTGGTATTTTTCAACTCTGTTTGTGGATGTTCAGCTTCTACAGCTCGTCCAGGTGTAAAACACGCGGTAGCTTCATCAGCTAAGAAGCCTAATCAATTAGTGACCGTTTTTGCTGGTGTTGATCCAGAAGCGGTTCAAAAAGCACGTGAGTATACCTTACCTTACCCTCCATCATCTCCATCCATTGCTTTATTCAAAGATGGTGAGTTAGTACATTTCGTAGAGCGCCATCATATTGAAGGACGTTCAGCAGACATGATCGCTGGACACTTAGAAGGCGTATTCGAAGAGTTTTGTTAA
- a CDS encoding M16 family metallopeptidase: MKKIILSGLLLCLLQPAMAQPKPTPTTQKASASLPIPEKVTEAEGITEYKLANGLKVLLFPDPSKQTITVNITYLVGSRHEGYGETGMSHLLEHMVFKGTKEKHKEVAKEISDHGAQFNGTTWLDRTNYFETFASTDENLDWALDMEADRMINSRIAKSELETEMTVVRNEFERGENDPGSVLMERIVSTAFLWHNYGNSTIGARSDIEKVPIENLQAYYRKYYQPDNAVLLVAGKFDPIKTLKLVNEKFGIIPRPERVLTPTFTAEPTQDGEREVSLRRVGDVQVVGMAYHIPSGLHPDYVAVDVMTDLLTDAPSGRLYKALIDTKKASSQFGMTFQLKEPGLVYFGAEVLKEKSVDSVRKIMIETIENFAKTPPTKEEVDRIKTKGIKNIELLLNNAQRVGVGLSEYIAQGDWRLLFHTRNQLEKITPADIQRVASAYFKSSNRTTGTFYPTEKPERAEIPEAKDVATVLKDFKPKAAVSQGEAFDPSPANIDARTKKEKIGGVQVALLSKKTRGNSVYARMTLRFGDVKSLMGTATAADLAADMLTKGTAKHTRQQFQDELDKLKARVGISGGATQANVSIETTRENLIPAMKLVAEALKQPVFPAAEFEKLKQENLTAIEGQKSEPQAKGSEALGQLRAGHYDKKDVRYQPTMAEQTANYAAVKLEESVNFYKNFYGASDATFSAVGDFDEKELKDLIAAEFGNWKSPKPYKRIPDEFKETGGKAISIETPDKANAFFLAYQPLKISDSDPNYAALELSNYMLGGGSGLSSRLMNRIRQKDGLSYGVGSQFVASPLDQSGAFIGYAIYAPENLAKLESAFKEEIEKVLKEGFTQKEIDEAKKSWLQSRQVTRSQDNALVGSLNSNLFLGRNMKWSEELENKIKSLTPAQIQEATQKSIDLLKMSFIKAGDYEGAAKKMAEKAKNNTSESGAMGGAPKQ, from the coding sequence ATGAAGAAAATTATTCTATCGGGTTTACTGCTTTGTCTTTTGCAACCTGCAATGGCTCAGCCTAAACCCACTCCAACCACACAAAAGGCATCCGCTAGCCTTCCAATACCCGAAAAGGTAACGGAAGCAGAAGGAATTACGGAATACAAATTAGCCAATGGCTTAAAAGTATTATTATTTCCAGACCCATCGAAGCAAACAATTACCGTTAACATCACCTATTTAGTAGGTTCTCGTCACGAGGGCTATGGTGAAACAGGTATGTCCCACTTGTTAGAACACATGGTGTTTAAGGGGACAAAAGAAAAACACAAAGAAGTAGCGAAAGAGATCTCTGATCATGGCGCTCAATTCAACGGAACCACTTGGTTAGACCGCACGAACTACTTCGAAACATTCGCTTCAACAGATGAAAATCTAGATTGGGCTTTAGATATGGAGGCTGATCGTATGATCAACTCACGTATTGCGAAGAGCGAATTAGAAACCGAAATGACAGTTGTTCGTAACGAATTCGAACGTGGCGAAAATGATCCAGGTAGTGTCTTAATGGAGCGTATCGTTTCTACGGCTTTCTTATGGCATAACTATGGTAACTCCACTATCGGTGCTCGTTCTGACATCGAAAAAGTGCCTATTGAAAACTTGCAAGCTTATTACCGTAAATACTACCAGCCAGATAACGCGGTTTTATTAGTGGCAGGTAAGTTTGACCCAATTAAAACATTAAAGTTAGTCAACGAGAAATTTGGTATTATCCCTCGTCCTGAGCGTGTTTTAACGCCTACGTTTACGGCTGAACCTACGCAAGATGGAGAAAGAGAAGTGTCTCTTCGCCGCGTCGGTGATGTTCAAGTAGTGGGTATGGCCTACCACATTCCATCCGGTTTACACCCAGACTATGTTGCGGTAGACGTAATGACTGACTTACTAACCGATGCTCCTTCAGGACGCTTGTACAAGGCATTAATTGATACCAAGAAAGCAAGCAGCCAGTTCGGAATGACTTTCCAATTAAAAGAACCTGGATTAGTTTATTTTGGTGCTGAGGTTTTAAAAGAAAAATCAGTGGATTCTGTTCGTAAGATCATGATCGAAACGATTGAGAATTTTGCTAAAACTCCTCCAACAAAAGAAGAGGTTGACCGTATTAAGACCAAAGGCATTAAGAACATCGAATTGTTATTAAACAATGCACAACGTGTAGGTGTAGGTCTTTCTGAATACATCGCTCAAGGTGATTGGCGTTTATTGTTCCACACACGTAACCAATTAGAGAAAATCACCCCTGCTGATATTCAACGTGTGGCATCGGCTTACTTTAAATCTTCCAATAGAACGACTGGTACCTTCTACCCTACAGAGAAACCGGAGCGTGCGGAGATTCCAGAAGCAAAAGATGTAGCAACTGTATTAAAGGACTTCAAGCCTAAGGCTGCAGTTAGCCAAGGCGAAGCTTTTGATCCTTCTCCAGCAAACATTGACGCTCGCACGAAGAAAGAGAAAATCGGTGGTGTTCAAGTTGCGCTATTATCAAAGAAGACGAGAGGTAATTCAGTTTATGCTCGTATGACCTTGCGTTTTGGCGATGTAAAATCGTTAATGGGAACAGCTACGGCAGCGGATTTAGCAGCTGATATGTTAACTAAAGGAACTGCGAAACACACACGTCAACAATTCCAAGATGAATTAGACAAATTGAAAGCACGTGTAGGTATCTCAGGTGGAGCAACACAAGCGAACGTTTCCATTGAAACAACACGTGAAAATTTAATCCCAGCTATGAAATTAGTGGCTGAGGCATTAAAACAACCGGTATTCCCTGCTGCTGAATTTGAAAAATTGAAGCAAGAAAATTTAACAGCAATCGAAGGTCAAAAAAGTGAGCCACAAGCTAAAGGTTCTGAGGCATTAGGCCAATTAAGAGCTGGGCACTACGATAAAAAAGATGTTCGCTACCAGCCTACCATGGCAGAGCAAACGGCTAACTATGCCGCTGTAAAATTAGAGGAGTCAGTTAATTTCTACAAAAACTTCTACGGAGCTTCAGATGCAACCTTCTCAGCAGTAGGTGATTTTGATGAGAAAGAACTGAAAGATTTAATCGCAGCAGAATTTGGCAATTGGAAATCACCTAAGCCTTACAAACGCATTCCTGATGAGTTTAAAGAAACAGGTGGAAAAGCAATTTCAATTGAAACACCAGATAAGGCTAATGCCTTCTTCTTAGCCTACCAGCCATTGAAAATCTCAGATAGCGATCCAAACTATGCTGCATTAGAGTTATCAAACTATATGTTAGGTGGTGGCAGTGGCTTAAGCTCACGTTTAATGAACCGTATTCGCCAGAAAGATGGTTTATCTTATGGTGTAGGTTCACAGTTCGTGGCGAGTCCATTAGATCAAAGCGGAGCCTTTATTGGTTATGCCATCTACGCTCCAGAGAACTTAGCTAAGCTTGAGTCTGCTTTCAAAGAAGAAATCGAAAAAGTATTGAAAGAAGGTTTTACTCAAAAAGAAATCGATGAAGCGAAGAAATCTTGGTTACAATCACGCCAAGTAACTCGTTCTCAAGACAATGCTTTAGTAGGAAGCTTGAACAGCAACTTGTTCTTAGGCCGTAACATGAAATGGTCTGAAGAATTAGAAAACAAGATCAAGAGCTTAACTCCTGCGCAAATTCAAGAGGCTACTCAAAAATCAATCGACTTGTTGAAGATGTCCTTCATCAAAGCAGGTGATTATGAAGGTGCCGCTAAGAAAATGGCTGAGAAAGCAAAAAATAATACTTCAGAATCAGGAGCGATGGGCGGTGCGCCTAAGCAATAA
- a CDS encoding tetratricopeptide repeat protein, which translates to MLDPEFDENKEDIQSSVQRYENMLNQQENAFFDAETLEQIAEHYFVQSRFDQALEAVNLGLSHFSYSLELITLKAQILGEMQKPEEAMELIENAILLFPNDIELTLVKGYLLSQMGQHEESIQLFLASLDRTEEKDEVYFRIGLSYQAWGKPREAVDMLKKCLELNSENENALVELANCLDEIGKIEESIPYYKQFIDADPFSFTAWYNLGIAYSKLKQFEKAIDAYEYSLAIEPTFGSSLFNLGNTYMNIQEYAKAEESYQLCLKYDDPNPELYCCLGASIERQRRFDEALTHYKEAIKVDPLWDEGYYGLAVCLTELDKWFEALHFLKKALKLNDTNPLYWTGLADVEAYLGNPVSSDEAYAKSVDLDSFFAPTWVKWAQLHYDLNDFEKCAEIMLSAIDELPEEADLYYRAAIFLIKAGQFKEAFHFLESGLLLDYDKHEIIFEYFPNMETQKAIYKLIQQYKK; encoded by the coding sequence ATGCTAGATCCCGAATTCGACGAAAATAAAGAAGACATTCAGTCTTCCGTTCAACGGTACGAGAATATGTTGAATCAGCAAGAAAACGCGTTTTTCGATGCAGAGACTTTAGAACAAATCGCAGAACATTACTTTGTTCAATCGCGTTTTGATCAAGCTTTAGAGGCCGTTAATTTAGGCCTGAGTCATTTCAGTTATTCGCTAGAATTAATTACCCTGAAAGCGCAAATTTTAGGCGAAATGCAAAAGCCAGAAGAGGCGATGGAATTAATTGAAAATGCCATCCTACTTTTCCCGAACGATATCGAATTAACCCTCGTTAAAGGCTATTTATTAAGCCAAATGGGGCAACATGAAGAATCTATTCAACTGTTTTTAGCTTCATTAGACCGAACAGAAGAAAAAGACGAAGTCTATTTCCGTATCGGCTTGAGCTACCAAGCCTGGGGAAAACCCCGCGAGGCGGTAGATATGCTAAAGAAGTGCTTAGAGCTTAATTCTGAGAATGAAAATGCCCTAGTGGAACTCGCAAATTGCTTAGATGAAATAGGCAAAATTGAGGAAAGCATCCCCTATTATAAGCAGTTCATTGATGCTGACCCCTTTTCTTTCACAGCCTGGTACAATTTAGGTATCGCCTATTCGAAGCTAAAGCAATTTGAAAAGGCCATCGATGCCTATGAATATTCGCTTGCCATTGAACCTACCTTTGGGTCTTCCCTATTTAATTTAGGGAATACCTATATGAACATTCAGGAGTATGCGAAGGCCGAGGAATCGTATCAACTTTGCTTAAAATACGATGATCCTAACCCGGAATTATATTGCTGCTTAGGGGCTAGCATTGAACGTCAGCGTCGTTTTGATGAAGCACTAACGCATTATAAGGAGGCGATTAAGGTAGATCCTCTTTGGGATGAAGGCTATTATGGTTTAGCCGTTTGCTTGACTGAACTGGACAAGTGGTTTGAAGCCTTACATTTCTTGAAGAAAGCATTGAAATTAAACGACACTAATCCCTTGTACTGGACGGGTTTAGCGGATGTGGAAGCCTATTTAGGCAATCCCGTTTCTTCTGATGAGGCCTATGCCAAATCCGTTGATCTAGACTCTTTCTTCGCTCCTACTTGGGTCAAATGGGCGCAATTACATTACGACTTAAATGACTTCGAAAAGTGCGCAGAGATTATGCTTTCTGCCATCGATGAACTTCCAGAGGAAGCTGACCTATATTACCGCGCAGCTATCTTTTTAATTAAAGCAGGGCAATTTAAAGAGGCCTTTCATTTCTTGGAGTCTGGTCTTTTATTGGACTATGATAAGCACGAAATAATTTTTGAATATTTTCCAAACATGGAAACACAAAAGGCGATTTATAAGTTAATTCAACAGTATAAGAAATAA
- a CDS encoding Ppx/GppA phosphatase family protein, with product MSKICAIADLGTNTFQLLISPLSEFRVEEHLQRPVGLGMGAMEEVILQQDAMDRAIACLTEFKHVFLAKGGDMSHFYAIGTSILRRASNSIEFQERVFSELGIRIRIIDGIQEAEFIYAGIRNSLPQRWEKTSLVMDIGGGSVEFILFRGEQVLYRVSLEIGGLRLKSLFSVDNEFNLSVVPDLDAYVSKEMIPLLEACREAKPTVLIGAAGAFETILDIENRGGGTPASCELDVPAFLQHKTNLDALRYEDRVGYPGMKAFRASIFPYATFLVEKVLRELALNELWFSSYSLKEGFWFTELQSSISQP from the coding sequence ATGTCAAAAATCTGCGCCATTGCGGACCTCGGTACGAATACCTTTCAATTATTGATTTCACCTTTATCTGAATTTCGGGTGGAGGAGCATTTGCAGCGACCGGTCGGTTTAGGAATGGGCGCGATGGAGGAGGTGATTTTACAACAAGATGCGATGGATCGGGCTATTGCTTGTTTGACAGAGTTTAAACATGTTTTTCTGGCCAAAGGTGGGGATATGAGCCATTTTTATGCCATCGGAACGAGCATTCTTCGCCGTGCCTCCAATTCAATAGAATTTCAGGAGCGTGTCTTTAGTGAATTAGGGATACGCATACGTATCATTGACGGAATCCAAGAAGCAGAATTTATTTATGCTGGTATACGAAATTCTTTGCCTCAACGTTGGGAGAAAACGAGTTTGGTGATGGATATAGGCGGAGGAAGTGTGGAGTTTATCTTGTTTAGAGGTGAACAGGTATTATATCGAGTGAGTTTGGAAATAGGAGGATTGCGGTTGAAATCGCTATTTTCAGTGGATAATGAGTTTAATTTATCTGTTGTACCTGATTTAGATGCGTATGTTTCGAAGGAAATGATACCGCTGTTGGAGGCTTGTCGTGAGGCTAAACCGACTGTTTTAATAGGAGCCGCTGGGGCCTTTGAAACGATATTAGATATTGAGAATAGAGGGGGGGGAACTCCTGCTTCTTGTGAATTAGATGTTCCTGCTTTTTTGCAGCACAAGACAAATTTAGATGCCTTGCGTTATGAAGATCGGGTGGGCTATCCTGGTATGAAAGCTTTCAGGGCAAGTATATTTCCCTATGCGACTTTTTTAGTAGAGAAAGTGTTACGGGAATTAGCTCTAAATGAGCTTTGGTTTTCGTCGTATAGTTTGAAGGAAGGATTTTGGTTTACGGAACTTCAATCTTCCATAAGTCAGCCTTAG
- a CDS encoding MotA/TolQ/ExbB proton channel family protein, whose product MALSLATILLQAGVTVDSLSSAVADSIVNASGPVQEVTKVVVEEFSVLDLLGKGGYVMYPIGFLFAAAVFLFIERYLYIRKTAKLDENFLHTINDMLQAGNVQGAINFCKATSYPIAKLLEKGLSRLGSPIRDIEAAIENKAKVEIYNMEKNLGILSAIARIAPMFGFLGTVTGMIRTFHNISISNKIDISTIAGGIYEKMVTSASGLIVGIIAYVLYTLLTTMIDRTINKMEITAIDFLDILHKPASKA is encoded by the coding sequence ATGGCTTTATCGCTAGCAACTATTTTACTTCAGGCGGGTGTAACCGTCGATTCACTTTCTTCTGCCGTGGCAGATTCTATTGTTAATGCTTCTGGTCCAGTTCAAGAGGTGACTAAAGTAGTCGTAGAAGAATTCTCTGTGTTAGACTTATTAGGAAAAGGGGGATATGTGATGTATCCGATCGGTTTCTTGTTTGCTGCGGCCGTTTTTTTGTTCATTGAGCGCTATTTATATATCCGCAAGACGGCAAAATTGGATGAGAATTTCTTGCACACCATCAACGATATGTTGCAGGCTGGGAATGTGCAAGGTGCGATTAATTTTTGCAAAGCGACCTCTTATCCGATTGCGAAGCTTTTGGAAAAAGGCTTATCTCGTTTAGGTTCTCCTATCCGTGATATAGAAGCGGCGATTGAGAATAAGGCCAAAGTAGAAATCTACAATATGGAGAAGAATTTAGGAATTTTAAGTGCGATTGCGCGTATTGCCCCGATGTTTGGATTCTTAGGAACAGTAACGGGTATGATTCGTACCTTCCACAATATCTCGATCTCTAATAAAATTGATATCTCAACGATTGCTGGTGGTATTTATGAGAAAATGGTGACTTCTGCATCAGGTTTAATCGTGGGTATTATTGCCTATGTACTTTATACCTTGTTAACGACGATGATTGACCGTACGATTAATAAAATGGAAATTACGGCGATCGATTTCTTAGATATTCTTCACAAACCAGCGTCTAAAGCCTAA
- a CDS encoding ExbD/TolR family protein, which yields MNFRKRAREASEVETGALADILFFLLMFFLMISTLASPDAIKLLLPETAKPMPTPANEVIRLTVDEKLNYYIDDRLVDVANLETELTNEVTTKKAVTLVVRMDRNQTVQELTNIYDLAAKLKLSMVMAAEKKK from the coding sequence ATGAACTTCAGAAAAAGAGCCAGAGAAGCATCGGAAGTAGAAACAGGAGCCCTAGCGGATATCCTTTTCTTTTTATTGATGTTCTTTTTAATGATTTCGACGCTAGCATCCCCGGATGCAATCAAATTGCTTTTACCAGAAACAGCAAAGCCAATGCCTACGCCTGCGAACGAAGTGATTCGTTTAACAGTGGACGAAAAATTGAATTATTACATAGATGATCGTTTAGTGGATGTAGCGAATTTAGAGACGGAATTGACGAATGAAGTGACCACTAAAAAGGCGGTGACTTTAGTGGTTCGAATGGATCGCAATCAAACAGTTCAAGAATTAACCAATATCTATGACTTGGCAGCTAAATTGAAGTTATCGATGGTAATGGCTGCGGAAAAGAAAAAATAG
- a CDS encoding DUF421 domain-containing protein, with the protein MEGYVIIALKSIAVYVFIVAAIRVFGKKEFAQLSVVDVVFILLISNSVQTAMVGDDTSLSGGFVAALALFAMNYAFKRISLGSESMSKVIDGEPVMLIYDGKIRPNALKEASISLEQLKAVVREHGVEEISDVNLAIFEVDGNISVLSDNYRNLTKRKRKGHRILGQNTA; encoded by the coding sequence ATGGAAGGCTATGTAATCATCGCCCTCAAATCAATAGCCGTTTACGTGTTCATCGTAGCGGCTATTCGTGTTTTCGGGAAGAAAGAGTTTGCGCAATTATCGGTGGTGGATGTGGTTTTCATCTTATTAATCTCGAATTCCGTGCAGACGGCGATGGTAGGTGATGATACGAGTTTATCTGGAGGTTTTGTGGCTGCTTTGGCTTTATTTGCGATGAATTATGCATTTAAGCGTATATCATTAGGGAGTGAATCGATGAGTAAAGTCATAGACGGGGAGCCTGTCATGTTGATTTATGACGGGAAAATTCGCCCAAATGCATTGAAAGAAGCATCCATTTCTTTAGAGCAATTAAAGGCAGTAGTAAGGGAACATGGAGTGGAAGAGATAAGTGATGTGAACCTAGCTATCTTTGAAGTAGATGGTAATATTTCTGTATTAAGTGATAATTATCGGAATTTGACTAAAAGAAAACGAAAAGGACACCGGATTCTTGGGCAAAATACGGCCTAA
- the thrA gene encoding bifunctional aspartate kinase/homoserine dehydrogenase I, whose protein sequence is MEKILKFGGTSCGSIESIQSVLAIIESNGKSSSHFAVVFSAMSGVTNHLLEAGTLAAQPKSTVNTLIETIETRHFEVIKHFIPVTGQSQVIAHVRTLVNELRDVLKGINLIKEISPKTSDALVSFGERLSTYLIFAILQQKGLPVFYVDAREIIKTNSAFSHSEVDFEVTNPLISSYFEANKGKIGLVTGFIASNAKGETTTLGRGGSDYTASVIGAALGVKEIEIWTDVDGMMTADPRKVKSAFTIPSISYAEAMELTHFGAKVIYPPSLQPAFAKNIPIRVLNTFNLSFEGTVVSKEPTGSPYIITGISSIDQLALVNLQGSGMIGVAGVSAKLFTVLAREKISVVLISQASSEHSICFAIDPSVADKVRKIVEKEFAAEIATGDIEGVDIQKELSVIAVVGEGMRKHTGVSGKLFSSLGKNGINIVATAQGSSELNISVVIENKDLSKALNVIHETFFFSQIKTLHLYLVGAGLIGKTLLAQIIGQENYLAKYKGIKIRLTGIANSRKQLIQEEGIELDQALRLLDSAGEPADIVGFVAKIKALNLPNSIFADCTANKEIYTNYLGLFQSNISVVTPNKVANSGPYDLYAQLHQTALAKGVKFLYETNVGAGLPVINTLQGLIASGDRFEKIEGILSGTLSFLFNQFKPGKSFGEVLRTAKQKGYTEPDPREDLSGMDVARKILILSREIGLKLEFSDITIEKIIPPACEAAPTVEAFFEEIDKANDFFEKLVNEAAAKGEVLRYIACLEDQKITIGLRSVGHDHPFYQMDGADNVIAFTTKRYHDRPLVIKGPGAGAEVTASGVFADIVSIGSHLA, encoded by the coding sequence ATGGAAAAAATCCTAAAATTCGGTGGGACCAGTTGTGGTAGCATCGAAAGCATTCAATCCGTTTTGGCGATCATCGAGTCAAACGGGAAATCCTCCTCCCATTTTGCTGTTGTCTTTTCTGCGATGAGCGGTGTGACCAATCATTTGTTAGAAGCGGGCACCCTAGCGGCTCAGCCGAAAAGCACGGTAAATACCCTGATTGAGACGATTGAAACACGTCATTTTGAGGTAATTAAGCACTTTATCCCGGTAACTGGACAAAGTCAAGTGATTGCACATGTGCGTACTTTAGTGAATGAATTACGCGATGTGTTGAAGGGGATTAACTTGATTAAGGAGATTTCGCCTAAGACGTCAGATGCATTAGTTAGTTTTGGCGAGCGTTTATCGACGTATTTAATCTTTGCCATCCTACAACAAAAAGGACTTCCGGTTTTCTACGTGGATGCGCGGGAGATCATTAAAACCAATAGCGCTTTCAGTCACTCCGAAGTAGATTTTGAGGTAACGAACCCATTGATTTCTAGTTATTTCGAAGCAAATAAGGGTAAAATAGGTTTAGTGACAGGTTTTATTGCGTCTAATGCAAAAGGGGAGACTACTACTTTAGGTCGCGGTGGATCTGATTATACCGCTTCGGTGATTGGAGCAGCTTTAGGGGTAAAAGAGATTGAGATTTGGACGGATGTGGATGGGATGATGACTGCCGATCCGCGTAAGGTGAAATCAGCCTTTACCATTCCTTCGATTTCGTATGCGGAAGCGATGGAATTGACACATTTTGGCGCTAAAGTAATTTATCCTCCTTCTTTACAGCCTGCATTTGCTAAAAACATCCCGATTAGGGTTCTTAATACTTTTAACCTATCTTTTGAAGGCACTGTGGTTAGTAAGGAGCCTACGGGGAGTCCTTACATTATTACAGGTATTTCGTCGATTGACCAGCTTGCTTTAGTTAATCTGCAAGGTTCTGGGATGATCGGTGTAGCTGGGGTTTCTGCTAAACTTTTTACAGTTCTAGCTCGCGAAAAAATATCAGTTGTCTTGATTTCGCAAGCCTCTTCTGAGCATAGTATTTGTTTTGCCATTGATCCTTCAGTGGCGGATAAGGTGCGAAAAATAGTAGAAAAGGAATTTGCAGCTGAGATCGCGACGGGTGATATTGAGGGAGTAGATATTCAAAAAGAGCTTTCTGTGATTGCTGTGGTAGGTGAGGGGATGCGTAAGCATACCGGTGTGAGTGGTAAATTGTTCTCTTCTTTGGGAAAAAACGGGATCAATATTGTGGCTACGGCGCAGGGATCTTCTGAGTTGAATATTTCGGTAGTGATTGAAAATAAGGACCTTTCTAAGGCATTGAATGTGATTCACGAGACGTTCTTCTTTTCTCAGATTAAAACATTGCATCTCTATTTAGTAGGTGCTGGATTGATTGGAAAGACTTTATTAGCACAAATTATTGGTCAGGAAAATTATTTGGCCAAATACAAAGGCATTAAAATCCGATTAACGGGAATAGCGAACAGTCGTAAGCAGTTAATTCAAGAAGAAGGAATTGAGCTTGATCAGGCCTTACGTTTACTGGATAGTGCAGGAGAGCCGGCTGATATAGTTGGATTTGTAGCGAAAATCAAGGCCTTAAACTTGCCTAATTCTATTTTTGCCGATTGTACAGCGAATAAAGAGATTTATACGAATTACTTAGGCTTATTCCAGTCCAATATTTCGGTTGTAACGCCTAATAAGGTGGCGAATTCTGGGCCTTATGATTTGTATGCGCAATTGCATCAAACTGCTTTGGCTAAGGGAGTTAAGTTCTTGTATGAGACGAATGTAGGGGCAGGTTTGCCGGTGATTAATACCTTGCAAGGTTTAATTGCTTCTGGGGATCGCTTTGAGAAAATTGAAGGGATTCTTTCGGGAACCTTATCATTCTTATTTAATCAATTTAAACCAGGAAAGTCTTTCGGAGAAGTGTTACGTACCGCTAAGCAAAAAGGGTATACTGAACCGGATCCGCGGGAAGATTTAAGCGGAATGGATGTGGCTCGTAAAATTTTAATCCTAAGTCGCGAGATCGGATTGAAATTAGAATTCTCTGACATTACGATTGAAAAAATCATTCCTCCAGCTTGTGAAGCGGCTCCCACAGTAGAGGCGTTCTTTGAGGAAATCGATAAAGCCAATGATTTCTTTGAGAAATTAGTCAATGAGGCCGCAGCGAAAGGCGAAGTCTTACGCTATATTGCTTGTTTAGAGGATCAAAAAATCACGATTGGTTTGCGTTCAGTAGGGCATGATCATCCTTTCTATCAAATGGATGGTGCGGATAATGTGATAGCTTTCACAACTAAGCGTTACCATGATCGCCCATTAGTGATTAAAGGACCGGGAGCGGGTGCAGAAGTGACAGCCTCTGGTGTTTTTGCAGATATTGTTTCTATAGGTAGTCATCTCGCATAA